One window of Pyrus communis chromosome 12, drPyrComm1.1, whole genome shotgun sequence genomic DNA carries:
- the LOC137709745 gene encoding uncharacterized protein — protein sequence MKKSGGSGSGSRTRRCLTANFLETRLQFPVASSPANQPSPKSPIFNASSRRKRAADAAGGGASASVVAALMESPKSNALASIPDLKHLASSRLRDLKLHVDRSHCEILKDFDSSQSRLHKRFKIQSQACQQVLDEADKEYKKMTQRITESREAMAASYAEFMADAQSTASRACKTSIAELSQSFEKQIDALRSRYGIQTN from the exons ATGAAGAAAAGCGGCGGAAGCGGAAGCGGAAGTCGAACCCGGAGATGCTTAACCGCGAACTTTCTGGAAACGCGGTTACAATTTCCAGTGGCTTCTTCCCCTGCAAACCAACCGTCACCGAAATCACCAATTTTCAATGCCAGCAGCAGGCGCAAGAGGGCTGCCGACGCTGCCGGAGGAGGAGCCTCAGCCTCTGTTGTGGCGGCGCTCATGGAATCCCCCAAAAGTAACGCTTTAGCTTCGATTCCTGATCTCAAGCACCTCGCCTCCTCTCGTCTCCGCGATCTCAAGCTCCACGTCGACAGATCCCACTGTGAGATCCTCAAGGATTTTGATTCCTCTCAATCTCGCCTCCACAAGCGATtcaag ATCCAGAGCCAGGCATGCCAACAAGTGTTGGATGAAGCAGATAAGGAATACAAGAAGATGACCCAAAGGATTACTGAAAGTCGGGAAGCAATGGCG GCTTCATATGCAGAGTTCATGGCAGATGCACAGAGCACCGCTTCTCGTG CTTGCAAAACATCAATCGCTGAGCTTTCGCAGTCCTTTGAGAAACAAATTGATGCTCTTCGCAGCCGTTATGGCATTCAAACAAATTAG